Part of the Candidatus Hydrogenedentota bacterium genome, GTAGCTCTGGCGCGGCTTCTGGATGCAGTTGGTGGTCATGAGGACCGCGCCGGGAAAGGCGTCGAACTCGGCCGCCTGGTCCTGCCACGCGCCGCCGTAGTTGCCCACGAGGTGCGGGTGCTTCTTGAGGCCGGGGTAGGCCAGGCAGGGCAGCATCTCGCCGTGGGTGTACACGTTGATGCCCCTGCCCGCGGTCTGCTCCAGCAGGGCCTCGAGGTCGCGCAGGTCGTGGCCCGACACGGCGATGCACTTGCCCTTCACGGGGGTCACGCGGATTTTCGTGGGCTCCGGGTGGCCGTAGCGGCCCGTGTTCGCCCCGTCCAGCATGCCCATGACCTGGAGGTTCACCTCGCCCACGCGCATGGCCCGGCCCACCAGCGCGCCGATGTCCGACGGCTGGTCCGCCAGGAAGCTCAGCGTCTCGTGGATGAACCCGTACACGGAGTCGTCCTCGACATCGAGCACCCTCGCGTGCTCCGCGTAGGCGGCCATGCCCTTCAGGCCGTACATGATCAGCTCCTGCAGGCCGCCGGCGTCGCTGCCGTACCGCTGGAGCCGCCCCTCGACGCCCACCTTCTCGCCCAGGCGCACCAGTTCGGCGCGGCCGCCCGCAATCTCCATCACCGCCGGCCCCGACAGGGCCTCCGGCGCCGCGCACACGCCCTCGTAGAGGGCCCTGGCCCGGGCGCGCATTTCCGCGCCGCGCAGCACGAGGCGGCACAGGTCGTCCGGGTCGAAGTTCACGTTGGTCACCGTGGTGAAAAGCGCCTCCATCACGAAGACGTCCAGGTCGCGGTCCACCGCGCCCAGCGCCCGCGCGCGGTGCGCGTACTGGGAAATCCCCTTCGCGGTCTCGTTCAGCAGGTCCTGGAGCGCCGCCGTTTCGGGGTCCTTGCCGCACACGCCGTAGGACGTGCACCCCGTGCCCCTGGAAGTCTGCTCGCACTGGTAACAAAACATGCTCATTTCACGTTCTCCCGCCGTTGCCGGCCGTTATCAGTTCCGGACTGCCGCACCATGCGGCCGCCGGTGGTCAAAACTCCCGACGTGATAGTAGGTCCCCGGACACGCCGATCACAACCTCCTCCACGGGAACCGCGCTGCCCGCCTGCGCCCGCGCCTCCAGCACCAGCCGCAGGAGCCCCCCGCAGCAGGGCACCTCCATGCGGGCCACCGTCACGCGCGGGGGCCGCGCGTGGGTGAACAGGTCCCGCAGCTTCTCGACATACCCCGACAGCTCGTCCAGCTTGGGGCAGGCAATGGCCAGCGCCTTTCCGGGAAGCAGGTCGGTGTGGAACGCCCCGCAGGCGAAGGCGGCGCAGTCCGCCGCGATGAGGAGGTCCGCCTCCTGATACTGCGGCGCGAAGGGGCTGATGAGGTGAAGCTGCACCGGCCAGTGCCGCAGGGCCGACGCGGGGGCCGCCCCGGCATGCGCCGGCGGGGCGGACGGGCCGAAGGTCCGGCTCATGCTGCCCGGACAGCCGCCGCCGTGCCCCCCCGAGGGGCACCCGGACGCCGCAGGAACAGCAGCGGACGCTCCGGCGCCCGCCGCGGCCGGAACCTGGGCGGCCCCAGCCGCGGCGAGCACCGCTGCCTCGTCAAACGCGTCCGCTTCCCGTTGTTCTATGGTCAGGGCGCCGGTCGGGCAGTCCCCGATGCAGGCGCCCAGCCCGTCGCAAAAACTCTCCCGCACCAGCTTCGCCTTGCCGTTCACCAGCACGAGGGCCCCCTCGGCGCAGCCTGTGATGCAGTTGCCGCAGCCGTTGCACTTCGCCTCGTCTATCCGGATGATGCTGCGCATTGCCATGTCCTGTCTCCTGTCGTTCGGCGTTCCCCGCCGTGCATGGACAGAGTATGCCCCCTTTCCCGGGGGAACGCCTTGACTTGGGTCAAGGGTTCGGAAAATCGTGGACGATATGGACGGAATGGACAAAATGGACGATATTGACAGGAGAAACGACCTGTCGAAGGGCTCTGACTATCCTGTCCGTCCCGTCCATGTTGTCCATTCCGTCCATATCGTCCATTCACG contains:
- the hcp gene encoding hydroxylamine reductase, encoding MFCYQCEQTSRGTGCTSYGVCGKDPETAALQDLLNETAKGISQYAHRARALGAVDRDLDVFVMEALFTTVTNVNFDPDDLCRLVLRGAEMRARARALYEGVCAAPEALSGPAVMEIAGGRAELVRLGEKVGVEGRLQRYGSDAGGLQELIMYGLKGMAAYAEHARVLDVEDDSVYGFIHETLSFLADQPSDIGALVGRAMRVGEVNLQVMGMLDGANTGRYGHPEPTKIRVTPVKGKCIAVSGHDLRDLEALLEQTAGRGINVYTHGEMLPCLAYPGLKKHPHLVGNYGGAWQDQAAEFDAFPGAVLMTTNCIQKPRQSYFGRIFTCGLVQWPGVTHIADRDFTPVIEAALAAPGFAEDAEPAYAMTGFARNAVLGVADKVIEAVKAGKLRHFFLIGGCDGAKPGRDYYTQLATSVPDDCVILTLACGKYRFNKLDFGDIGGIPRLLDVGQCNDAYSAIQIAVALANAFGCGVNDLPLSMVLSWYEQKAVCILLTLLHLGIKNMRIGPTVPAFLGPNVVNVLVEQFGLTPISTPEADLAAMLA
- a CDS encoding 4Fe-4S ferredoxin encodes the protein MRSIIRIDEAKCNGCGNCITGCAEGALVLVNGKAKLVRESFCDGLGACIGDCPTGALTIEQREADAFDEAAVLAAAGAAQVPAAAGAGASAAVPAASGCPSGGHGGGCPGSMSRTFGPSAPPAHAGAAPASALRHWPVQLHLISPFAPQYQEADLLIAADCAAFACGAFHTDLLPGKALAIACPKLDELSGYVEKLRDLFTHARPPRVTVARMEVPCCGGLLRLVLEARAQAGSAVPVEEVVIGVSGDLLSRREF